The following are encoded together in the Heliangelus exortis chromosome 15, bHelExo1.hap1, whole genome shotgun sequence genome:
- the HK3 gene encoding hexokinase-3 isoform X2, with protein sequence MASPSRRHSRRHSRSQPGRWREDMGRARQCQRPSPAAPEDGPHTLVVIGRRFPLYSRLPGGSRDAEGSSSLAHQLGNQDDGPACAPMQRALLSLTIPLEMLQLVKSRMMEAMLKGLSRETHAQSCVQMLPTFICSTPDGTEKGNLLVVELCQKHVRTLWVKLLGDGNHSPEIMYKIFDVPESVMQGKGEELFGFIAQCVRQFLSGIDSPQTPIPLGFVFPFSCKQKKLDEAELISWSKGFCCSDVEGKDVVQLLQKAINSQEIYNVDVVALLNDTVGTIMTCSSGDKPCEIALVVDTGTNSCFMAEAQLVEMVEETSGRMCVNTEWGSFGEDGSLNDILTPYDQRVDQESCDPGLKRFEKLVGGLYLGEIVRHVLISLTAEKALFVGSNVTSLRTKDVIRTEQVLDIIDGEDGMETARKILEALGLSPSERDCCRVQQVCRAVVSRAAALCAAGLAAILTHMRQARDLDQLSVNVGVEGQLYQRQPRFGEILQSVTGLLAPECTTTLLHAVDGTGRGAAMVTAVALRLAAQRREVDQLLAPLRLSYDDLKHVQALMRQEMELGLGRDTHANACVRMLPTYVCATPDGKEQGEFLALDLGGTNFRVLVVHVGKEGIRMASEIYVIPTTAMTGTGEALFDHIMECIIDFQQKQDLMAQVLPLGFTFSFPCQQLGLDKAVLLNWTKGFNASGCVGEDVVRLLREAAQRKEHLGLKVVAVINDTVGTMMSCGYDDPNCEIGLIVGTGSNACYMEEMRNVGTVEGEQGRMCINMEWGAFGDNGCLGSIFTTFDELVDEKTINAGKQRFEKLISGMYLGEIVRHILVAMVEKQLLFHGKPCSSLMERNIFQTKFLSTIEVDGLALRQVQGILQDLGIQASFEDSVLVRKVCHTVSLRAAQLCAAGLAAVVEKMRENRGLDKMAVTVGVDGTLYKLHPCFSQNVQETLRELAPNCNVTFLQSEDGSGKGAALVAAVACRGAEL encoded by the exons ATGGCCAGCCCCTCCCGTCGCCACTCCCGTCGCCACTCCCGGTCTCAGCCTGGCCG GTGGAGGGAAGACATGGGCAGGGCAAGGCAGTGCCAGCGCCCTTCTCCCGCAGCCCCCGAGGACGGTCCCCACACCCTCGTCGTCATCGGGCGCCGCTTCCCCCTCTACTCCCGGCTGCCGGGTGGAAGCAGGGATGcggaggggag CTCCTCACTAGCTCATCAGCTGGGCAACCAGGATGATGGTCCTGCCTGTGCACCG ATGCAACGAGCCCTACTGTCACTCACCATCCcactggagatgctgcagctggTGAAGAGCCGCATGATGGAGGCCATGCTCAAGGGGCTGAGCCGTGAGACCCATGCACAGTCCTGTGTGCAGATGTTGCCCACCTTCATCTGCTCCACACCCGATGGCACTG agaaGGGGAACTTGCTGGTGGTGGAGCTATGCCAGAAGCATGTCCGGACCCTGTGGGTGAAGCTCCTGGGAGATGGCAACCACAGCCCTGAAATTATGTACAAAATTTTTGACGTACCAGAGAGCGTCATGCAGGGCAAGGGGGAAGAG CTCTTTGGCTTCATTGCACAATGTGTGCGCCAGTTCCTGTCTGGCATCGACAGCCCCCAGACTCCCATCCCCTTGGGCTTTGTCTTCCCCTTCAGCTGCAAGCAGAAGAAGCTGGATGAG GCTGAACTCATCTCCTGGTCCAAGGGCTTTTGCTGCAGTGATGTGGAGGGAAAGGACGTTGTGCAGTTGCTGCAGAAAGCCATCAACAGTCAGGAG ATCTACAACGTGGATGTTGTTGCCCTATTGAATGACACTGTAGGTACCATCATGACCTGCAGCTCGGGGGACAAACCCTGTGAGATCGCCTTAGTAGTGG ACACGGGCACCAACAGCTGCTTCATGGCCGAGGCACAGCTGGTGGAGATGGTGGAGGAAACCAGTGGGCGGATGTGTGTCAACACTGAGTGGGGCTCGTTTGGGGAAGATGGCTCCCTGAATGACATCCTGACCCCTTATGACCAACGTGTGGACCAGGAATCCTGCGACCCTGGGTTGAAAAG GTTTGAGAAGCTGGTGGGGGGCCTGTACCTGGGGGAGATTGTCCGGCACGTGCTGATATCCCTGACTGCAGAGAAAGCACTCTTCGTTGGGAGCAATGTCACTAGCCTGAGGACCAAAGATGTGATCAGGACAGAGCAGGTCCTTGATATCATCGA TGGCGAGGACGGCATGGAGACAGCAAGGAAGATTTTGGAGGCTCTGGGGCTGAGCCCCAGTGAGCGGGACTGCTGCCGGGTGCAGCAGGTCTGCCGGGCCGTGGTCAGTCGTGCTGCCGCGCTCTGTGCCGCCGGGCTGGCCGCCATCCTCACCCACATGCGCCAGGCCCGGGATCTGGATCAGCTCTCAGTCAACGTGGGGGTGGAAGGACAGCTGTACCAGAGGCAGCCCAG GTTTGGGGAGATCCTGCAGAGCGTGACAGGGCTGCTGGCCCCTGAGTGCACCACCACCCTCCTGCATGCAGTGGATGGGACTGGGCGGGGGGCAGCCATGGTGACAGCAGTGGCTTTACGCCTGGCGGCCCAGCGCCGTGAAGTGGACCAGCTGCTGGCACCGCTGCGGCTCAGCTACGATGACCTTAAGCACGTCCAGGCGCTGATGaggcaggagatggagctggggctgggccgGGACACCCACGCCAATGCTTGCGTCCGCATGCTGCCCACCTATGTCTGTGCCACCCCCGATGGCAAAG AGCAAGGTGAATTCCTGGCGCTGGACCTGGGGGGGACCAATTTCCGGGTGCTGGTGGTGCATGTGGGGAAGGAAGGCATCCGTATGGCCAGTGAGATCTATGTCATCCCGACCACAGCCATGACAGGCACTGGCGAGGCG CTCTTTGACCACATCATGGAGTGCATCATCGACTTCCAGCAGAAGCAGGACCTGATGGCGCAAGTCTTGCCACTCGgcttcaccttctccttcccctgccagcagctgggtcTGGATAAG gcagtgctgctgaacTGGACCAAAGGCTTCAATGCCTCTGGCTGCGTTGGGGAGGATGTGGTCCGGCTGCTGAGGGAGGCTGCCCAGCGCAAAGAA CACTTAGGGCTGAAGGTGGTGGCTGTGATCAACGACACGGTGGGAACCATGATGTCCTGTGGCTATGATGATCCAAATTGTGAAATCGGCCTCATTGTGG GGACAGGGTCCAATGCCTGCTACATGGAGGAGATGAGGAACGTGGGAACCGTGGAGGGGGAGCAGGGACGCATGTGCATCAACATGGAGTGGGGGGCCTTCGGGGACAACGGCTGCCTGGGTAGCATCTTCACCACTTTTGATGAGCTGGTGGATGAGAAAACAATTAATGCGGGCAAGCAGAG GTTTGAGAAGCTCATCAGTGGCATGTACCTGGGTGAGATTGTGCGCCACATCCTAGTGGCAATGGTAGAGAAACAGCTGCTATTCCATGGCAAGCCCTGCTCCAGTCTCATGGAAAGAAACATCTTTCAGACCAAGTTCCTCTCCACCATCGAGGT TGATGGGCTGGCCCTGCGGCAGGTCCAGGGCATCCTGCAGGACCTGGGGATCCAGGCCAGCTTTGAGGACAGTGTACTGGTGCGAAAGGTGTGCCATACTGTGTCCCTACgggcagcccagctctgtgctgcaggctTGGCTGCCGTGGTGGAGAAGATGCGGGAGAACCGTGGCCTAGACAAGATGGCTGTCACCGTGGGGGTGGATGGCACCTTGTACAAGCTGCATCCATG CTTCTCCCAGAACGTCCAGGAGACGCTGCGGGAACTGGCACCCAACTGCAACGTCACCTTCCTGCAATCAGAGGATGGCTCAGGGAAAGGGGCTGCACTTGTGGCAGCCGTGGCCTGCCGTGGGGCTGAGCTCTAA
- the HK3 gene encoding hexokinase-3 isoform X1, translating to MASPSRRHSRRHSRSQPGRWREDMGRARQCQRPSPAAPEDGPHTLVVIGRRFPLYSRLPGGSRDAEGSSSLAHQLGNQDDGPACAPMQRALLSLTIPLEMLQLVKSRMMEAMLKGLSRETHAQSCVQMLPTFICSTPDGTEKGNLLVVELCQKHVRTLWVKLLGDGNHSPEIMYKIFDVPESVMQGKGEELFGFIAQCVRQFLSGIDSPQTPIPLGFVFPFSCKQKKLDEAELISWSKGFCCSDVEGKDVVQLLQKAINSQEIYNVDVVALLNDTVGTIMTCSSGDKPCEIALVVDTGTNSCFMAEAQLVEMVEETSGRMCVNTEWGSFGEDGSLNDILTPYDQRVDQESCDPGLKRFEKLVGGLYLGEIVRHVLISLTAEKALFVGSNVTSLRTKDVIRTEQVLDIIDGEDGMETARKILEALGLSPSERDCCRVQQVCRAVVSRAAALCAAGLAAILTHMRQARDLDQLSVNVGVEGQLYQRQPSRFGEILQSVTGLLAPECTTTLLHAVDGTGRGAAMVTAVALRLAAQRREVDQLLAPLRLSYDDLKHVQALMRQEMELGLGRDTHANACVRMLPTYVCATPDGKEQGEFLALDLGGTNFRVLVVHVGKEGIRMASEIYVIPTTAMTGTGEALFDHIMECIIDFQQKQDLMAQVLPLGFTFSFPCQQLGLDKAVLLNWTKGFNASGCVGEDVVRLLREAAQRKEHLGLKVVAVINDTVGTMMSCGYDDPNCEIGLIVGTGSNACYMEEMRNVGTVEGEQGRMCINMEWGAFGDNGCLGSIFTTFDELVDEKTINAGKQRFEKLISGMYLGEIVRHILVAMVEKQLLFHGKPCSSLMERNIFQTKFLSTIEVDGLALRQVQGILQDLGIQASFEDSVLVRKVCHTVSLRAAQLCAAGLAAVVEKMRENRGLDKMAVTVGVDGTLYKLHPCFSQNVQETLRELAPNCNVTFLQSEDGSGKGAALVAAVACRGAEL from the exons ATGGCCAGCCCCTCCCGTCGCCACTCCCGTCGCCACTCCCGGTCTCAGCCTGGCCG GTGGAGGGAAGACATGGGCAGGGCAAGGCAGTGCCAGCGCCCTTCTCCCGCAGCCCCCGAGGACGGTCCCCACACCCTCGTCGTCATCGGGCGCCGCTTCCCCCTCTACTCCCGGCTGCCGGGTGGAAGCAGGGATGcggaggggag CTCCTCACTAGCTCATCAGCTGGGCAACCAGGATGATGGTCCTGCCTGTGCACCG ATGCAACGAGCCCTACTGTCACTCACCATCCcactggagatgctgcagctggTGAAGAGCCGCATGATGGAGGCCATGCTCAAGGGGCTGAGCCGTGAGACCCATGCACAGTCCTGTGTGCAGATGTTGCCCACCTTCATCTGCTCCACACCCGATGGCACTG agaaGGGGAACTTGCTGGTGGTGGAGCTATGCCAGAAGCATGTCCGGACCCTGTGGGTGAAGCTCCTGGGAGATGGCAACCACAGCCCTGAAATTATGTACAAAATTTTTGACGTACCAGAGAGCGTCATGCAGGGCAAGGGGGAAGAG CTCTTTGGCTTCATTGCACAATGTGTGCGCCAGTTCCTGTCTGGCATCGACAGCCCCCAGACTCCCATCCCCTTGGGCTTTGTCTTCCCCTTCAGCTGCAAGCAGAAGAAGCTGGATGAG GCTGAACTCATCTCCTGGTCCAAGGGCTTTTGCTGCAGTGATGTGGAGGGAAAGGACGTTGTGCAGTTGCTGCAGAAAGCCATCAACAGTCAGGAG ATCTACAACGTGGATGTTGTTGCCCTATTGAATGACACTGTAGGTACCATCATGACCTGCAGCTCGGGGGACAAACCCTGTGAGATCGCCTTAGTAGTGG ACACGGGCACCAACAGCTGCTTCATGGCCGAGGCACAGCTGGTGGAGATGGTGGAGGAAACCAGTGGGCGGATGTGTGTCAACACTGAGTGGGGCTCGTTTGGGGAAGATGGCTCCCTGAATGACATCCTGACCCCTTATGACCAACGTGTGGACCAGGAATCCTGCGACCCTGGGTTGAAAAG GTTTGAGAAGCTGGTGGGGGGCCTGTACCTGGGGGAGATTGTCCGGCACGTGCTGATATCCCTGACTGCAGAGAAAGCACTCTTCGTTGGGAGCAATGTCACTAGCCTGAGGACCAAAGATGTGATCAGGACAGAGCAGGTCCTTGATATCATCGA TGGCGAGGACGGCATGGAGACAGCAAGGAAGATTTTGGAGGCTCTGGGGCTGAGCCCCAGTGAGCGGGACTGCTGCCGGGTGCAGCAGGTCTGCCGGGCCGTGGTCAGTCGTGCTGCCGCGCTCTGTGCCGCCGGGCTGGCCGCCATCCTCACCCACATGCGCCAGGCCCGGGATCTGGATCAGCTCTCAGTCAACGTGGGGGTGGAAGGACAGCTGTACCAGAGGCAGCCCAG CAGGTTTGGGGAGATCCTGCAGAGCGTGACAGGGCTGCTGGCCCCTGAGTGCACCACCACCCTCCTGCATGCAGTGGATGGGACTGGGCGGGGGGCAGCCATGGTGACAGCAGTGGCTTTACGCCTGGCGGCCCAGCGCCGTGAAGTGGACCAGCTGCTGGCACCGCTGCGGCTCAGCTACGATGACCTTAAGCACGTCCAGGCGCTGATGaggcaggagatggagctggggctgggccgGGACACCCACGCCAATGCTTGCGTCCGCATGCTGCCCACCTATGTCTGTGCCACCCCCGATGGCAAAG AGCAAGGTGAATTCCTGGCGCTGGACCTGGGGGGGACCAATTTCCGGGTGCTGGTGGTGCATGTGGGGAAGGAAGGCATCCGTATGGCCAGTGAGATCTATGTCATCCCGACCACAGCCATGACAGGCACTGGCGAGGCG CTCTTTGACCACATCATGGAGTGCATCATCGACTTCCAGCAGAAGCAGGACCTGATGGCGCAAGTCTTGCCACTCGgcttcaccttctccttcccctgccagcagctgggtcTGGATAAG gcagtgctgctgaacTGGACCAAAGGCTTCAATGCCTCTGGCTGCGTTGGGGAGGATGTGGTCCGGCTGCTGAGGGAGGCTGCCCAGCGCAAAGAA CACTTAGGGCTGAAGGTGGTGGCTGTGATCAACGACACGGTGGGAACCATGATGTCCTGTGGCTATGATGATCCAAATTGTGAAATCGGCCTCATTGTGG GGACAGGGTCCAATGCCTGCTACATGGAGGAGATGAGGAACGTGGGAACCGTGGAGGGGGAGCAGGGACGCATGTGCATCAACATGGAGTGGGGGGCCTTCGGGGACAACGGCTGCCTGGGTAGCATCTTCACCACTTTTGATGAGCTGGTGGATGAGAAAACAATTAATGCGGGCAAGCAGAG GTTTGAGAAGCTCATCAGTGGCATGTACCTGGGTGAGATTGTGCGCCACATCCTAGTGGCAATGGTAGAGAAACAGCTGCTATTCCATGGCAAGCCCTGCTCCAGTCTCATGGAAAGAAACATCTTTCAGACCAAGTTCCTCTCCACCATCGAGGT TGATGGGCTGGCCCTGCGGCAGGTCCAGGGCATCCTGCAGGACCTGGGGATCCAGGCCAGCTTTGAGGACAGTGTACTGGTGCGAAAGGTGTGCCATACTGTGTCCCTACgggcagcccagctctgtgctgcaggctTGGCTGCCGTGGTGGAGAAGATGCGGGAGAACCGTGGCCTAGACAAGATGGCTGTCACCGTGGGGGTGGATGGCACCTTGTACAAGCTGCATCCATG CTTCTCCCAGAACGTCCAGGAGACGCTGCGGGAACTGGCACCCAACTGCAACGTCACCTTCCTGCAATCAGAGGATGGCTCAGGGAAAGGGGCTGCACTTGTGGCAGCCGTGGCCTGCCGTGGGGCTGAGCTCTAA
- the HK3 gene encoding hexokinase-3 isoform X3 produces the protein MASPSRRHSRRHSRSQPGRWREDMGRARQCQRPSPAAPEDGPHTLVVIGRRFPLYSRLPGGSRDAEGSSSLAHQLGNQDDGPACAPMQRALLSLTIPLEMLQLVKSRMMEAMLKGLSRETHAQSCVQMLPTFICSTPDGTEKGNLLVVELCQKHVRTLWVKLLGDGNHSPEIMYKIFDVPESVMQGKGEELFGFIAQCVRQFLSGIDSPQTPIPLGFVFPFSCKQKKLDEAELISWSKGFCCSDVEGKDVVQLLQKAINSQEIYNVDVVALLNDTVGTIMTCSSGDKPCEIALVVDTGTNSCFMAEAQLVEMVEETSGRMCVNTEWGSFGEDGSLNDILTPYDQRVDQESCDPGLKRFEKLVGGLYLGEIVRHVLISLTAEKALFVGSNVTSLRTKDVIRTEQVLDIIDGEDGMETARKILEALGLSPSERDCCRVQQVCRAVVSRAAALCAAGLAAILTHMRQARDLDQLSVNVGVEGQLYQRQPSRFGEILQSVTGLLAPECTTTLLHAVDGTGRGAAMVTAVALRLAAQRREVDQLLAPLRLSYDDLKHVQALMRQEMELGLGRDTHANACVRMLPTYVCATPDGKEQGEFLALDLGGTNFRVLVVHVGKEGIRMASEIYVIPTTAMTGTGEALFDHIMECIIDFQQKQDLMAQVLPLGFTFSFPCQQLGLDKAVLLNWTKGFNASGCVGEDVVRLLREAAQRKEHLGLKVVAVINDTVGTMMSCGYDDPNCEIGLIVGTGSNACYMEEMRNVGTVEGEQGRMCINMEWGAFGDNGCLGSIFTTFDELVDEKTINAGKQRFEKLISGMYLGEIVRHILVAMVEKQLLFHGKPCSSLMERNIFQTKFLSTIEVFSQNVQETLRELAPNCNVTFLQSEDGSGKGAALVAAVACRGAEL, from the exons ATGGCCAGCCCCTCCCGTCGCCACTCCCGTCGCCACTCCCGGTCTCAGCCTGGCCG GTGGAGGGAAGACATGGGCAGGGCAAGGCAGTGCCAGCGCCCTTCTCCCGCAGCCCCCGAGGACGGTCCCCACACCCTCGTCGTCATCGGGCGCCGCTTCCCCCTCTACTCCCGGCTGCCGGGTGGAAGCAGGGATGcggaggggag CTCCTCACTAGCTCATCAGCTGGGCAACCAGGATGATGGTCCTGCCTGTGCACCG ATGCAACGAGCCCTACTGTCACTCACCATCCcactggagatgctgcagctggTGAAGAGCCGCATGATGGAGGCCATGCTCAAGGGGCTGAGCCGTGAGACCCATGCACAGTCCTGTGTGCAGATGTTGCCCACCTTCATCTGCTCCACACCCGATGGCACTG agaaGGGGAACTTGCTGGTGGTGGAGCTATGCCAGAAGCATGTCCGGACCCTGTGGGTGAAGCTCCTGGGAGATGGCAACCACAGCCCTGAAATTATGTACAAAATTTTTGACGTACCAGAGAGCGTCATGCAGGGCAAGGGGGAAGAG CTCTTTGGCTTCATTGCACAATGTGTGCGCCAGTTCCTGTCTGGCATCGACAGCCCCCAGACTCCCATCCCCTTGGGCTTTGTCTTCCCCTTCAGCTGCAAGCAGAAGAAGCTGGATGAG GCTGAACTCATCTCCTGGTCCAAGGGCTTTTGCTGCAGTGATGTGGAGGGAAAGGACGTTGTGCAGTTGCTGCAGAAAGCCATCAACAGTCAGGAG ATCTACAACGTGGATGTTGTTGCCCTATTGAATGACACTGTAGGTACCATCATGACCTGCAGCTCGGGGGACAAACCCTGTGAGATCGCCTTAGTAGTGG ACACGGGCACCAACAGCTGCTTCATGGCCGAGGCACAGCTGGTGGAGATGGTGGAGGAAACCAGTGGGCGGATGTGTGTCAACACTGAGTGGGGCTCGTTTGGGGAAGATGGCTCCCTGAATGACATCCTGACCCCTTATGACCAACGTGTGGACCAGGAATCCTGCGACCCTGGGTTGAAAAG GTTTGAGAAGCTGGTGGGGGGCCTGTACCTGGGGGAGATTGTCCGGCACGTGCTGATATCCCTGACTGCAGAGAAAGCACTCTTCGTTGGGAGCAATGTCACTAGCCTGAGGACCAAAGATGTGATCAGGACAGAGCAGGTCCTTGATATCATCGA TGGCGAGGACGGCATGGAGACAGCAAGGAAGATTTTGGAGGCTCTGGGGCTGAGCCCCAGTGAGCGGGACTGCTGCCGGGTGCAGCAGGTCTGCCGGGCCGTGGTCAGTCGTGCTGCCGCGCTCTGTGCCGCCGGGCTGGCCGCCATCCTCACCCACATGCGCCAGGCCCGGGATCTGGATCAGCTCTCAGTCAACGTGGGGGTGGAAGGACAGCTGTACCAGAGGCAGCCCAG CAGGTTTGGGGAGATCCTGCAGAGCGTGACAGGGCTGCTGGCCCCTGAGTGCACCACCACCCTCCTGCATGCAGTGGATGGGACTGGGCGGGGGGCAGCCATGGTGACAGCAGTGGCTTTACGCCTGGCGGCCCAGCGCCGTGAAGTGGACCAGCTGCTGGCACCGCTGCGGCTCAGCTACGATGACCTTAAGCACGTCCAGGCGCTGATGaggcaggagatggagctggggctgggccgGGACACCCACGCCAATGCTTGCGTCCGCATGCTGCCCACCTATGTCTGTGCCACCCCCGATGGCAAAG AGCAAGGTGAATTCCTGGCGCTGGACCTGGGGGGGACCAATTTCCGGGTGCTGGTGGTGCATGTGGGGAAGGAAGGCATCCGTATGGCCAGTGAGATCTATGTCATCCCGACCACAGCCATGACAGGCACTGGCGAGGCG CTCTTTGACCACATCATGGAGTGCATCATCGACTTCCAGCAGAAGCAGGACCTGATGGCGCAAGTCTTGCCACTCGgcttcaccttctccttcccctgccagcagctgggtcTGGATAAG gcagtgctgctgaacTGGACCAAAGGCTTCAATGCCTCTGGCTGCGTTGGGGAGGATGTGGTCCGGCTGCTGAGGGAGGCTGCCCAGCGCAAAGAA CACTTAGGGCTGAAGGTGGTGGCTGTGATCAACGACACGGTGGGAACCATGATGTCCTGTGGCTATGATGATCCAAATTGTGAAATCGGCCTCATTGTGG GGACAGGGTCCAATGCCTGCTACATGGAGGAGATGAGGAACGTGGGAACCGTGGAGGGGGAGCAGGGACGCATGTGCATCAACATGGAGTGGGGGGCCTTCGGGGACAACGGCTGCCTGGGTAGCATCTTCACCACTTTTGATGAGCTGGTGGATGAGAAAACAATTAATGCGGGCAAGCAGAG GTTTGAGAAGCTCATCAGTGGCATGTACCTGGGTGAGATTGTGCGCCACATCCTAGTGGCAATGGTAGAGAAACAGCTGCTATTCCATGGCAAGCCCTGCTCCAGTCTCATGGAAAGAAACATCTTTCAGACCAAGTTCCTCTCCACCATCGAGGT CTTCTCCCAGAACGTCCAGGAGACGCTGCGGGAACTGGCACCCAACTGCAACGTCACCTTCCTGCAATCAGAGGATGGCTCAGGGAAAGGGGCTGCACTTGTGGCAGCCGTGGCCTGCCGTGGGGCTGAGCTCTAA